The Pedobacter frigiditerrae genomic sequence AGGGCGCAAGCTATCATTTAGTGCTCAATCCGGATGTTTATTTTAAATCCGGAGTATTAGAGGAATTAGTTTCTTATATGACTGACCATCCGGAAATCGGTAACATAATGCCGAAGGTGCTCTATCCAAACGGAGAAGTTCAGTATCTTTGTAAATTGCTGCCTACGCCTTATGATTGGATTGGCCGTCGCTTTAGTCCTTTTAAAAAGGCCGTAGAAAAACGAAATAATCTCTTTGAGTTGAGGTTTACTAACTATGATAAGGTAATGGAAGTACCTTACTTATCGGGGTGCTTTATGTTTTTAAGCGTAAACGCGTTAAAGAAGGTCGGCTTTTTTGATGAGGGAATTTTTATGTATGGAGAGGAAACGGATTTATGCAGAAGATTAATAGATGGGGGGTATAAAACAGTATTCTACCCAATGGTAAATATCTATCATCATTTTGAAAAAGGTTCACATAAATCTTGGCGCCTAACGAAGATAGGTATGCAATCGGCTATTTATTATTTTAACAAATGGGGCTGGTTTTTTGACAAACGTAGGAAAGAGATTAATAAGGATGCATTGAAAAATCTTGTTACACGATGACAACACTATTAACAGGCGCTTCTGGGTTTCTAGGAAAATATATCTTTGCTGAACTTTCTAGCTTTAGCGAGGTCATTACACTTTCTAGAAACGGATCAGTTATAAATACAGATTTGACGAAGAAAGTACCTGACTTGCCCGAGCTTGATTTAGTAATACACGCTGCAGGCAAAGCACACGTTATGCCAAAAAATGCTGTCGAGAAAAAGCAATTTTTTGATGTTAACCTAACTGGCACTAATAATTTGTTAAAAGGATTAGAAAGGTCTGGCTTCTTGCCGCATACATTTGTATTGATAAGTACCGTAGCCGTTTATGGGCTTGATACTGGACATTTGGTAGATGAAAGTGCTAAGCTGGAAGCTAAGGATCCGTATGGACAAAGTAAGATACAAGCAGAGCAATTGGTATTAGATTGGTGTAAGGCGAATAATGTTATAGTTAGTATATTAAGGCTACCTCTTTTAGTAGGTGAAAATCCGCCGGGTAATTTAGGTGCGATGATAAATGGGATTAAGCACGGTTATTATTTTAATATTGCTGGTGGCAAAGCAAAAAAGAGTATGGTATTTGCTTCAGATGTTGCCAAACTGATTCCAATGGTGGCTGAAATAGGTGGGGTGTATAACGTTACTGATGGATATCACCCATCATTCTTTGAGATCGCCGAAGTTATAGCAAAGCAATTAGATAAAAAAAAGCCGCTTAACATTCCTTTGTGGCTAGCAAGAACTGTTGCAATCTTTGGCAATCTAATCGGGAATAAAGCACCTATAAATAGCCATAAGTTAAACAAAATCACATCTGAATTAACCTTTGATGATAGAAAAATCAGAAGTGTTGTAAACTGGAAACCTCATTCAGTAGCTACCAACTTTAAAGTCAAATAAAACCATCCTCCAGTGCCGGTTGGATTTAATAATA encodes the following:
- a CDS encoding NAD-dependent epimerase/dehydratase family protein encodes the protein MTTLLTGASGFLGKYIFAELSSFSEVITLSRNGSVINTDLTKKVPDLPELDLVIHAAGKAHVMPKNAVEKKQFFDVNLTGTNNLLKGLERSGFLPHTFVLISTVAVYGLDTGHLVDESAKLEAKDPYGQSKIQAEQLVLDWCKANNVIVSILRLPLLVGENPPGNLGAMINGIKHGYYFNIAGGKAKKSMVFASDVAKLIPMVAEIGGVYNVTDGYHPSFFEIAEVIAKQLDKKKPLNIPLWLARTVAIFGNLIGNKAPINSHKLNKITSELTFDDRKIRSVVNWKPHSVATNFKVK
- a CDS encoding glycosyltransferase family 2 protein, whose product is MGTHKSLTPCKKKGAGMYDIVCSLVMFKNDKSMLAAAINSFLETDLNVKLILIDNSPTDELRALKIHEKVDYIFNPSNPGFGAAHNIAIKMAIKEGASYHLVLNPDVYFKSGVLEELVSYMTDHPEIGNIMPKVLYPNGEVQYLCKLLPTPYDWIGRRFSPFKKAVEKRNNLFELRFTNYDKVMEVPYLSGCFMFLSVNALKKVGFFDEGIFMYGEETDLCRRLIDGGYKTVFYPMVNIYHHFEKGSHKSWRLTKIGMQSAIYYFNKWGWFFDKRRKEINKDALKNLVTR